In a genomic window of Gambusia affinis linkage group LG04, SWU_Gaff_1.0, whole genome shotgun sequence:
- the rcor3 gene encoding REST corepressor 3 isoform X1: protein MPGMMDKGSEYLGKGRSNGTKSPSNASNGHFSDESGSDDEHDIGMRVGADYQANIPEFEPGSIKYTEKDSGGMLVWSPYHSIVDSKLDEYIAIAKEKHGYNVEQALGMLFWHKHNIEKSLADLPNFTPFPDEWTIEDKVLFEQAFSFHGKSFHRIQQMLPDKSISSLVKYYYSWKKTRSRTSLMDRQARKLANRSNQDDSEEEMEEANHIEANDSDYDPNKDAKKENQPELVVPGTKPALGRREHQTLQHRHHQRSRCRPPKGMYLTQEDVVAVSCSASAANTLLRQLDMELVSLKRQVQNAKQMNSGLKQLLESGIEEYRLTESNQKVNARWTTDEQLLAVQGVRKYGKNFQAIADVIGNKTVGQVKNFFVNYRRRFNLEEVLQEWEAEQGTQAPNGDSATSGEEGKNSSTTPSGKSTDEEDEEGQVTSSGASPAASSSSSTQNPVTSNASSSLHQPPPLLRPSLPATPSLHRQPPPLQQQARFLQPRTTLQQPPPLIRPSNPMPPRLNPRPTPVTLGSNAAGPGQSSAQQPAGMAIHLSDTASSSSVH from the exons ATGCCGGGGATGATGGACAAAGGCTCCGAGTATTTAGGGAAAGGTCGGTCAAACGGGACTAAAAGTCCGTCCAACGCGTCTAACGGACATTTTTCTGACGAAAGCGGCAGCGACGACGAACATG ACATTGGAATGCGGGTTGGAGCGGATTATCAGGCAAATATTCCCGAATTTGAGCCCG GTTCCATCAAGTACACGGAAAAAGACAGCGGTGGGATGCTGGTATGGTCTCCTTATCACTCCATCGTCGACTCCAAAT TGGATGAATATATTGCTATTGCAAAGGAGAAGCATGGCTACAATGTGGAGCAG GCTCTCGGTATGCTGTTCTGGCACAAACACAACATAGAGAAGTCCCTGGCTGATTTGCCCAATTTCACGCCTTTCCCAGACGAGTGGACCATCGAGGACAAGGTTCTGTTCGAACAAGCTTTCAGCTTCCATGGGAAGAGTTTCCATCGCATCCAGCAGATG TTACCAGACAAATCCATCTCCAGTCTTGTCAAGTACTATTATTCGTGGAAGAAAACGCGCTCCAGAACGAGTCTGATGGACCGGCAGGCCCGCAAACTGGCTAACAGGAGCAACCAGGACGACAG tgaggaggagatggaggaggccAATCATATTGAGGCGAATGACAGCGACTACGATCCAAATAAAGACGCCAAGAAAGAG AACCAGCCCGAGTTGGTGGTGCCGGGCACTAAGCCGGCGTTGGGGCGACGTGAGCACCAAACCCTGCAGCACCGACACCACCAGCGCTCCCGCTGCCGCCCCCCCAAAGGCATGTACCTCACCCAAGAGGACGTTGTGGCTGTATCCTGTAGTGCCTCTGCTGCTAACACGCTCCTTCGTCAGCTGGACATGGAGCTGGTGTCCCTCAAGAGACAG GTCCAGAATGCTAAGCAGATGAACAGTGGACTGAAACAGCTGTTGGAGTCTGGGATTGAAGAGTACAGACTGACTGAG tccAACCAGAAGGTGAACGCCCGCTGGACCACAGATGAGCAGCTGCTCGCTGTTCAAG gtgtCAGGAAGTACGGCAAAAACTTTCAGGCCATCGCTGATGTCATTGGGAACAAAACCGTGGGTCAGGTGAAAAACTTCTTTGTGAACTATCGCCGGCGGTTCAACCTGGAGGAGGTGCTGCAGGAGTGGGAGGCGGAGCAAGGAACGCAGGCTCCAAATGGAGACAGCGCCACCTCAGGCGAAGAGGGGAAGAACAGTTCGACCACTCCTTCAGGCAAGAGCACcgatgaggaagatgaggag GGTCAAGTCACCTCTTCCGGCGCATCGCCTGCtgcctcctcttcttcttcaacTCAAAATCCTGTGACTTCCAATgcttcctcctccctccaccAGCCGCCTCCGCTCCTGAGGCCCTCTCTGCCGGCCACGCCGTCGCTACACCGCCAGCCTCCACCGCTCCAGCAACAGGCTCGCTTCCTGCAGCCTCGAACCACCTTGCAGCAACCTCCGCCCCTCATCCGGCCCTCCAACCCCATGCCGCCACGCCTCAACCCGCGCCCCACTCCCGTAACCCTGGGCAGTAACGCCGCTGGGCCGGGCCAGAGCTCCGCCCAGCAGCCCGCTGGCATGGCCATCCACCTGTCAGACACGGCGTCGTCGTCGTCCGTCCACTAA
- the rcor3 gene encoding REST corepressor 3 isoform X2, translating to MNHNVQGLLVFVFPLNITIKSISSIKYTEKDSGGMLVWSPYHSIVDSKLDEYIAIAKEKHGYNVEQALGMLFWHKHNIEKSLADLPNFTPFPDEWTIEDKVLFEQAFSFHGKSFHRIQQMLPDKSISSLVKYYYSWKKTRSRTSLMDRQARKLANRSNQDDSEEEMEEANHIEANDSDYDPNKDAKKENQPELVVPGTKPALGRREHQTLQHRHHQRSRCRPPKGMYLTQEDVVAVSCSASAANTLLRQLDMELVSLKRQVQNAKQMNSGLKQLLESGIEEYRLTESNQKVNARWTTDEQLLAVQGVRKYGKNFQAIADVIGNKTVGQVKNFFVNYRRRFNLEEVLQEWEAEQGTQAPNGDSATSGEEGKNSSTTPSGKSTDEEDEEGQVTSSGASPAASSSSSTQNPVTSNASSSLHQPPPLLRPSLPATPSLHRQPPPLQQQARFLQPRTTLQQPPPLIRPSNPMPPRLNPRPTPVTLGSNAAGPGQSSAQQPAGMAIHLSDTASSSSVH from the exons ATGAATCATAACGTGCAAGGcttacttgtttttgttttccccttAAACATTACCATCAAATCCATCA GTTCCATCAAGTACACGGAAAAAGACAGCGGTGGGATGCTGGTATGGTCTCCTTATCACTCCATCGTCGACTCCAAAT TGGATGAATATATTGCTATTGCAAAGGAGAAGCATGGCTACAATGTGGAGCAG GCTCTCGGTATGCTGTTCTGGCACAAACACAACATAGAGAAGTCCCTGGCTGATTTGCCCAATTTCACGCCTTTCCCAGACGAGTGGACCATCGAGGACAAGGTTCTGTTCGAACAAGCTTTCAGCTTCCATGGGAAGAGTTTCCATCGCATCCAGCAGATG TTACCAGACAAATCCATCTCCAGTCTTGTCAAGTACTATTATTCGTGGAAGAAAACGCGCTCCAGAACGAGTCTGATGGACCGGCAGGCCCGCAAACTGGCTAACAGGAGCAACCAGGACGACAG tgaggaggagatggaggaggccAATCATATTGAGGCGAATGACAGCGACTACGATCCAAATAAAGACGCCAAGAAAGAG AACCAGCCCGAGTTGGTGGTGCCGGGCACTAAGCCGGCGTTGGGGCGACGTGAGCACCAAACCCTGCAGCACCGACACCACCAGCGCTCCCGCTGCCGCCCCCCCAAAGGCATGTACCTCACCCAAGAGGACGTTGTGGCTGTATCCTGTAGTGCCTCTGCTGCTAACACGCTCCTTCGTCAGCTGGACATGGAGCTGGTGTCCCTCAAGAGACAG GTCCAGAATGCTAAGCAGATGAACAGTGGACTGAAACAGCTGTTGGAGTCTGGGATTGAAGAGTACAGACTGACTGAG tccAACCAGAAGGTGAACGCCCGCTGGACCACAGATGAGCAGCTGCTCGCTGTTCAAG gtgtCAGGAAGTACGGCAAAAACTTTCAGGCCATCGCTGATGTCATTGGGAACAAAACCGTGGGTCAGGTGAAAAACTTCTTTGTGAACTATCGCCGGCGGTTCAACCTGGAGGAGGTGCTGCAGGAGTGGGAGGCGGAGCAAGGAACGCAGGCTCCAAATGGAGACAGCGCCACCTCAGGCGAAGAGGGGAAGAACAGTTCGACCACTCCTTCAGGCAAGAGCACcgatgaggaagatgaggag GGTCAAGTCACCTCTTCCGGCGCATCGCCTGCtgcctcctcttcttcttcaacTCAAAATCCTGTGACTTCCAATgcttcctcctccctccaccAGCCGCCTCCGCTCCTGAGGCCCTCTCTGCCGGCCACGCCGTCGCTACACCGCCAGCCTCCACCGCTCCAGCAACAGGCTCGCTTCCTGCAGCCTCGAACCACCTTGCAGCAACCTCCGCCCCTCATCCGGCCCTCCAACCCCATGCCGCCACGCCTCAACCCGCGCCCCACTCCCGTAACCCTGGGCAGTAACGCCGCTGGGCCGGGCCAGAGCTCCGCCCAGCAGCCCGCTGGCATGGCCATCCACCTGTCAGACACGGCGTCGTCGTCGTCCGTCCACTAA
- the rcor3 gene encoding REST corepressor 3 isoform X3, producing MLFWHKHNIEKSLADLPNFTPFPDEWTIEDKVLFEQAFSFHGKSFHRIQQMLPDKSISSLVKYYYSWKKTRSRTSLMDRQARKLANRSNQDDSEEEMEEANHIEANDSDYDPNKDAKKENQPELVVPGTKPALGRREHQTLQHRHHQRSRCRPPKGMYLTQEDVVAVSCSASAANTLLRQLDMELVSLKRQVQNAKQMNSGLKQLLESGIEEYRLTESNQKVNARWTTDEQLLAVQGVRKYGKNFQAIADVIGNKTVGQVKNFFVNYRRRFNLEEVLQEWEAEQGTQAPNGDSATSGEEGKNSSTTPSGKSTDEEDEEGQVTSSGASPAASSSSSTQNPVTSNASSSLHQPPPLLRPSLPATPSLHRQPPPLQQQARFLQPRTTLQQPPPLIRPSNPMPPRLNPRPTPVTLGSNAAGPGQSSAQQPAGMAIHLSDTASSSSVH from the exons ATGCTGTTCTGGCACAAACACAACATAGAGAAGTCCCTGGCTGATTTGCCCAATTTCACGCCTTTCCCAGACGAGTGGACCATCGAGGACAAGGTTCTGTTCGAACAAGCTTTCAGCTTCCATGGGAAGAGTTTCCATCGCATCCAGCAGATG TTACCAGACAAATCCATCTCCAGTCTTGTCAAGTACTATTATTCGTGGAAGAAAACGCGCTCCAGAACGAGTCTGATGGACCGGCAGGCCCGCAAACTGGCTAACAGGAGCAACCAGGACGACAG tgaggaggagatggaggaggccAATCATATTGAGGCGAATGACAGCGACTACGATCCAAATAAAGACGCCAAGAAAGAG AACCAGCCCGAGTTGGTGGTGCCGGGCACTAAGCCGGCGTTGGGGCGACGTGAGCACCAAACCCTGCAGCACCGACACCACCAGCGCTCCCGCTGCCGCCCCCCCAAAGGCATGTACCTCACCCAAGAGGACGTTGTGGCTGTATCCTGTAGTGCCTCTGCTGCTAACACGCTCCTTCGTCAGCTGGACATGGAGCTGGTGTCCCTCAAGAGACAG GTCCAGAATGCTAAGCAGATGAACAGTGGACTGAAACAGCTGTTGGAGTCTGGGATTGAAGAGTACAGACTGACTGAG tccAACCAGAAGGTGAACGCCCGCTGGACCACAGATGAGCAGCTGCTCGCTGTTCAAG gtgtCAGGAAGTACGGCAAAAACTTTCAGGCCATCGCTGATGTCATTGGGAACAAAACCGTGGGTCAGGTGAAAAACTTCTTTGTGAACTATCGCCGGCGGTTCAACCTGGAGGAGGTGCTGCAGGAGTGGGAGGCGGAGCAAGGAACGCAGGCTCCAAATGGAGACAGCGCCACCTCAGGCGAAGAGGGGAAGAACAGTTCGACCACTCCTTCAGGCAAGAGCACcgatgaggaagatgaggag GGTCAAGTCACCTCTTCCGGCGCATCGCCTGCtgcctcctcttcttcttcaacTCAAAATCCTGTGACTTCCAATgcttcctcctccctccaccAGCCGCCTCCGCTCCTGAGGCCCTCTCTGCCGGCCACGCCGTCGCTACACCGCCAGCCTCCACCGCTCCAGCAACAGGCTCGCTTCCTGCAGCCTCGAACCACCTTGCAGCAACCTCCGCCCCTCATCCGGCCCTCCAACCCCATGCCGCCACGCCTCAACCCGCGCCCCACTCCCGTAACCCTGGGCAGTAACGCCGCTGGGCCGGGCCAGAGCTCCGCCCAGCAGCCCGCTGGCATGGCCATCCACCTGTCAGACACGGCGTCGTCGTCGTCCGTCCACTAA